A genomic stretch from Microbacterium proteolyticum includes:
- a CDS encoding DUF167 domain-containing protein, which translates to MQLTVRVKPGSRRGPLVEDTADGLVVHVRERAVDGAANAGVVRAVAAHFDVAPRDVQILRGHAARIKRLEVDA; encoded by the coding sequence GTGCAGCTCACCGTCCGCGTCAAGCCCGGAAGCCGCCGCGGTCCGCTCGTCGAAGACACCGCCGACGGTCTCGTCGTCCATGTGCGCGAACGCGCCGTCGACGGGGCCGCCAACGCGGGCGTCGTCCGAGCCGTCGCGGCGCACTTCGATGTGGCGCCCCGCGACGTGCAGATCCTCCGCGGGCACGCCGCGCGCATCAAGCGCCTGGAGGTCGACGCATGA
- a CDS encoding MFS transporter, producing the protein MTVSRSAFIDLRPLTTSPAFARLWIGSTLAGLGGQLTVVAVMLHVFELTQSTFAVSMIAVAGLLPMIAAGLYGGMLADAFDRRTVALLAAVVTFASTALLAILAWSGLETVGWLFALSVINSAANSIVMATKSAITPRLLPRDLLPAAAALQGVTVGVMVMAGPALAGVLVAFAGYAWTYSLDVVLMTSLFLGLWSLPKLRPEGEVVRPGLESLRDGVRFLRRAPNIRLQYLLDIVAMTFGQPVALFPAIGAVLLGGGAITTGVLTAAVAAGAFLSSLFSGPIGRVRRQGLGIERAIQVYGLSIGAFGLVLLAAGLGWLRPDVVDESHAAVALIALAAMVLAVSGAADNVSAIYRSTMMQAAVPDAMRGRLQGIFVVVVAGGPRVGALYAGTLATIAALWVPPLFGGILILALVGTLVRFSPRFRHYDALNPQP; encoded by the coding sequence ATGACGGTGAGCCGGAGCGCCTTCATCGACCTGCGCCCGCTCACCACCTCCCCGGCCTTCGCGCGCCTGTGGATCGGGTCGACACTGGCCGGACTCGGCGGACAGCTGACGGTCGTCGCGGTCATGCTGCACGTGTTCGAGCTGACCCAGAGCACGTTCGCGGTGTCGATGATCGCGGTGGCGGGGCTCCTGCCGATGATCGCCGCGGGCCTGTACGGCGGCATGCTCGCCGACGCCTTCGACCGGCGCACGGTCGCACTGCTGGCGGCGGTGGTGACCTTCGCCTCGACCGCCTTACTGGCGATCCTGGCCTGGTCGGGACTCGAGACGGTCGGGTGGCTCTTCGCCCTGAGCGTGATCAACTCCGCCGCCAACTCCATCGTCATGGCGACGAAATCGGCCATCACCCCGCGGCTGCTCCCCCGCGACCTCCTGCCGGCAGCCGCCGCTCTCCAGGGCGTCACGGTCGGCGTCATGGTCATGGCCGGCCCCGCCCTCGCCGGTGTCCTCGTCGCGTTCGCGGGGTACGCCTGGACCTACTCGCTCGACGTCGTGCTCATGACCTCGCTGTTCCTGGGACTGTGGTCGCTGCCGAAGCTCCGCCCCGAAGGAGAGGTGGTCCGCCCCGGTCTGGAGTCGCTGCGCGACGGCGTCCGGTTCCTCCGCCGAGCGCCGAACATCCGCCTGCAGTACCTCCTCGACATCGTCGCGATGACCTTCGGGCAGCCCGTGGCGCTGTTCCCCGCCATCGGCGCGGTGCTCCTGGGCGGTGGCGCGATCACCACGGGGGTGCTGACGGCCGCGGTGGCGGCGGGCGCCTTCCTCTCGAGCCTGTTCTCGGGCCCGATCGGACGCGTGCGCCGCCAGGGCCTCGGCATCGAACGGGCGATCCAGGTGTACGGGCTGTCCATCGGCGCTTTCGGGCTCGTCCTGCTCGCCGCCGGCCTCGGCTGGCTGCGCCCCGACGTCGTCGACGAGTCGCACGCCGCCGTCGCGCTCATCGCCCTCGCCGCGATGGTCCTCGCCGTCTCCGGCGCGGCCGACAACGTCAGCGCGATCTACCGCTCCACCATGATGCAGGCGGCGGTTCCGGATGCCATGCGCGGGCGCCTGCAGGGGATCTTCGTCGTCGTGGTGGCCGGCGGTCCCCGCGTCGGCGCTCTCTATGCCGGCACGCTGGCCACGATCGCCGCCCTGTGGGTGCCGCCCCTGTTCGGCGGCATCCTGATCCTCGCCCTCGTGGGCACGCTCGTTCGATTCTCCCCCCGCTTCCGCCACTACGACGCCCTGAACCCTCAGCCCTGA